A window of the Mesotoga prima MesG1.Ag.4.2 genome harbors these coding sequences:
- the glnA gene encoding type I glutamate--ammonia ligase — translation MTEKELIQKCESGEIGFVRLQITDINGMLKNVEVPARMLPTILEKGAMFDGSSIDGFVRIEESDMYLRPDLSTFAFLPWDNCQGKTIRLICDVYKPDGTPFEGDPRYVLKRVIQRAKSMGFETYAGPEPEFFIVKRDHDRGKPIGAFLDTGSYFDLLPVDGGEEVRKQIVLSLQEMGFEVEAAHHEVAPSQHEIDFRYTDILKTADNIQTFKWVVKTIAIADGFHATFMPKPFSGVNGSGMHIHMSLFSDGNNAFYDSSKDHGLSQTALSFVGGIISHAKEITAVTNPTINSYKRLTPGYEAPVNISWALGNRSAMIRIPSTRGEGTRLEFRSPDPTCNPYLALALTLAAGLDGVEKRIDPPNPVDENIFKMKGSRRKELMIENLPGTLINALEFTRNSEFVKSTLGDHIFNTFVRSKEGEWSEFCASVTDWEISKYLELY, via the coding sequence ATGACTGAAAAAGAATTGATTCAGAAATGCGAATCTGGGGAAATTGGTTTTGTCAGGCTTCAGATAACCGATATAAACGGTATGCTGAAGAATGTGGAAGTTCCTGCAAGAATGCTGCCTACAATTCTGGAAAAGGGTGCAATGTTCGACGGATCTTCAATCGACGGCTTTGTGCGAATCGAGGAGTCCGACATGTATCTACGGCCGGATCTTTCGACTTTCGCCTTTCTTCCCTGGGACAATTGTCAGGGAAAAACTATAAGACTCATCTGTGATGTCTACAAACCTGACGGTACACCATTTGAGGGAGATCCAAGATATGTTTTGAAGAGAGTTATCCAGCGAGCCAAGAGTATGGGGTTCGAGACTTACGCCGGTCCTGAACCAGAATTCTTTATAGTCAAGAGAGACCATGACCGTGGAAAACCGATCGGAGCGTTTCTGGATACGGGAAGTTATTTCGACCTCCTTCCAGTTGACGGAGGTGAGGAGGTAAGAAAACAGATCGTGCTTTCTCTTCAGGAAATGGGGTTTGAAGTTGAGGCGGCACATCATGAGGTGGCCCCTTCACAACACGAAATTGACTTCAGATACACTGACATACTGAAGACCGCAGATAATATTCAGACATTCAAATGGGTTGTAAAGACAATAGCTATAGCCGACGGATTTCATGCCACGTTTATGCCGAAGCCCTTTTCGGGAGTCAACGGATCGGGAATGCATATCCATATGAGCCTCTTCTCGGACGGCAACAATGCCTTTTACGATTCCTCAAAAGATCACGGGTTAAGCCAAACCGCTCTGAGTTTCGTCGGGGGAATCATCTCACACGCAAAAGAGATTACCGCCGTCACAAATCCAACTATAAATAGTTATAAGAGACTTACACCTGGATACGAGGCCCCCGTGAATATCTCTTGGGCGCTGGGAAACAGGAGCGCAATGATCAGAATACCCAGCACAAGGGGAGAAGGAACAAGGCTGGAATTCAGAAGTCCCGATCCCACGTGCAATCCTTATCTTGCGTTAGCATTGACTCTTGCCGCCGGTCTGGACGGTGTTGAGAAGAGGATCGACCCGCCTAATCCAGTCGATGAGAATATTTTCAAGATGAAAGGTTCGAGAAGAAAGGAACTGATGATAGAAAACCTTCCAGGGACTCTGATCAATGCTCTTGAGTTTACCAGAAACAGCGAATTCGTGAAATCGACGCTAGGCGATCATATATTCAACACCTTTGTCAGATCAAAAGAGGGCGAATGGAGCGAATTCTGCGCTTCGGTCACCGACTGGGAGATCAGTAAGTATCTGGAGCTGTATTGA
- the proB gene encoding glutamate 5-kinase, producing MSRVVLKAGSNLLVKSNGEIDKKYVTELAREISLLKSSGSQVVLVSSGARAAGFGYLEGKKSNGDLYMKQALCAAGQVQLMKLYETVFDLFGERIAQILVNRDDFGDRKRFLNLRNTLIGLLELGLVPIVNENDTTSTEEIMFGDNDILASMFAIGWQANLLILMSTIDGIVDEEGKVIREFDPSKRLKNIENNSWGTGGIDTKIRAARAASASGIRSCICNGRDFRKIEEFVQGKDVGTIFSPIESPGARKTWIGFLSTPRGKITVNRGAEGAIARGKSLLAVGVEDVSGEFSEGDVVSICSVKGKEVARGISNFSASEVQKIKGVRSDRISSVLGHDCAKVVVHIDNSYRI from the coding sequence ATGTCTAGAGTGGTCCTGAAAGCTGGTTCCAACCTGCTTGTAAAGAGTAACGGAGAAATCGATAAGAAATATGTGACTGAGCTTGCGAGAGAGATCTCTTTGCTGAAATCGTCAGGCAGCCAGGTTGTCTTAGTGTCTTCAGGAGCCAGAGCGGCTGGCTTTGGTTATCTGGAGGGAAAAAAGTCGAATGGCGATCTTTACATGAAGCAAGCCCTTTGCGCCGCAGGGCAGGTCCAGCTGATGAAGCTGTATGAGACGGTTTTCGATCTCTTTGGAGAGAGAATCGCACAGATTCTAGTTAACAGAGACGATTTTGGAGACAGAAAGAGATTTCTCAATCTCAGAAATACTCTTATAGGGCTTCTTGAACTCGGTCTTGTTCCTATAGTGAACGAAAACGACACAACCTCCACCGAAGAGATCATGTTCGGGGACAACGACATTCTCGCTTCAATGTTTGCTATCGGATGGCAGGCTAACCTGTTGATACTCATGTCAACTATAGATGGAATCGTCGATGAGGAAGGAAAAGTGATTCGGGAATTTGACCCATCGAAGAGACTCAAGAACATAGAGAATAATTCCTGGGGTACAGGCGGAATAGATACAAAGATAAGGGCTGCACGCGCCGCGTCTGCAAGTGGCATTAGAAGTTGTATTTGTAATGGAAGGGATTTCCGAAAGATAGAGGAATTTGTTCAGGGAAAGGATGTCGGAACAATCTTCTCCCCAATAGAATCTCCCGGCGCCCGCAAGACGTGGATTGGCTTTCTTTCAACTCCGAGAGGAAAGATCACAGTAAATCGAGGAGCCGAAGGGGCTATTGCTCGAGGGAAAAGTCTTTTGGCGGTAGGCGTAGAAGATGTTTCTGGAGAGTTCTCTGAAGGTGATGTAGTAAGTATTTGCTCAGTCAAGGGAAAGGAAGTTGCGAGGGGAATCTCTAATTTCAGTGCTTCAGAAGTCCAGAAAATCAAGGGAGTGAGGAGCGATAGGATTTCCTCTGTCCTGGGCCATGATTGTGCAAAGGTAGTGGTTCACATCGATAATTCCTATCGTATTTAA
- a CDS encoding TldD/PmbA family protein produces MDFNTFADKAFKISKEKGFDEAEIYYSKGGEFQLSSLNGEIDSYTDASSIEVYFRGLKNGKIGTAFSEILSEEAATLLVEEAFENCSIASGEDVYIFHDGTGEYRDFEGYSGAFQKKTVKEKIDTVVSLEKLALEYDKRIVMVPTCRTADTWSEVTIINTLGLNRRYKSDGGFAVVVSLAGDEKSKKTGFSFSLVRTPEELDVKGVAEEASKRAIDQLGARNVKSGKYRVVFRNDVFGQLFGTFTSMYSADNVQRGLSVLKGKMGTVIGSSKLTVYDDPFLSESPYSKPFDDEGVPTRKKALVEKGELKTFLYDLRTAAKDGTKSTGNSVRGTYRSKPSIAPVNTVVRSGDLSFDALLESMGEGILVTDLTGLHSGTNQVSGEFSLGASGFFVKDGKISNPIEQFTISSNILKVYSGILEVGSDSVSSIYRVSSPSVLIDEIDVASE; encoded by the coding sequence ATGGATTTCAATACCTTTGCCGACAAGGCTTTCAAAATCTCCAAAGAAAAGGGCTTTGATGAAGCCGAGATCTATTACTCGAAAGGTGGAGAATTTCAGTTAAGCTCTCTGAACGGAGAAATCGATTCATACACGGATGCCAGTTCGATAGAGGTTTACTTCAGAGGCCTCAAGAACGGAAAGATCGGCACGGCATTTTCAGAGATTCTAAGCGAAGAGGCGGCGACACTGCTGGTCGAAGAGGCTTTTGAGAACTGCTCAATAGCGAGCGGAGAGGATGTCTATATCTTCCATGACGGAACTGGTGAGTACCGTGACTTTGAAGGTTATTCAGGAGCCTTCCAGAAAAAGACCGTGAAGGAAAAGATCGATACCGTGGTATCTCTGGAGAAGCTGGCTCTCGAATACGACAAAAGGATCGTGATGGTTCCGACATGCAGGACTGCCGATACCTGGTCGGAAGTAACCATAATCAATACACTTGGACTGAATAGGCGGTACAAGAGCGACGGCGGATTTGCAGTTGTCGTGAGTCTTGCAGGCGATGAGAAATCCAAGAAGACGGGTTTCAGTTTCTCTCTTGTCAGAACGCCTGAAGAGCTGGATGTGAAAGGAGTCGCTGAAGAGGCTTCAAAAAGAGCCATAGATCAACTTGGCGCGAGAAATGTGAAGAGTGGAAAGTACAGAGTCGTTTTCAGGAACGACGTTTTCGGGCAGCTTTTCGGAACTTTCACCTCTATGTACTCGGCGGACAACGTTCAAAGAGGCCTTTCCGTCTTGAAAGGAAAAATGGGGACCGTAATTGGATCAAGCAAGCTTACGGTGTACGATGATCCCTTCCTTTCCGAGAGTCCTTACAGTAAGCCATTTGACGACGAAGGAGTGCCGACGCGTAAAAAAGCGCTTGTTGAGAAAGGCGAGTTGAAGACTTTCCTGTATGACTTGAGAACGGCCGCGAAAGACGGTACGAAGTCCACGGGGAACTCCGTAAGGGGTACTTACAGATCAAAGCCTTCAATAGCCCCAGTGAACACTGTTGTTAGATCGGGAGACTTGAGTTTCGATGCACTCCTCGAAAGTATGGGCGAAGGCATTCTGGTCACTGATCTTACCGGTCTTCATTCCGGCACGAATCAGGTTTCGGGCGAATTTTCGCTTGGAGCGAGCGGCTTTTTCGTGAAGGACGGGAAGATAAGTAATCCCATAGAGCAATTTACGATATCTTCGAACATATTGAAGGTCTATAGTGGCATTTTAGAAGTTGGCAGCGACTCGGTTTCATCTATCTATCGTGTGAGTTCTCCTTCGGTCTTAATAGATGAGATCGATGTGGCTTCTGAATAA
- a CDS encoding TldD/PmbA family protein, with the protein MYSFPDLLYSDVRIEDVSKSDIVVTLGRTDNMKEQRYSAAFIRVFDGERWYFSATTDLDSVQDELDRLASLAKKNRSIEEHGVVRKLQANKGSYLRFDGDLNVFKASLNEKYDILSSYFPHVEKSELVKFWRGQYIDQRVGKRFFSSKGANLEFDYQRVGFRLLFQMAKDEEQFMERYDLAGNELDSIKGLHEEVRKTVETSEDFIRNARPVVSGSYPVILSPEAAGVFAHESFGHKSEADFMIGDRTMMEEWKMGRRVGSEILSIVDDGNKPGVGNVIFDDEGTKAEETYLVREGLLSGRLHSAETAAALGEELTGNARAVNFEYEPIVRMTTTFISPGELSFDELLSGIKEGVYVDSLNHGSGMSTFTLAPCRAYMVRNGKIAEPVKISVVTGSVFQTLNEIEGLTEEFKLLSFALGGCGKMEQYPLPVGFGGPYVRVRSLSVH; encoded by the coding sequence ATGTATAGTTTCCCGGACCTTTTGTACTCGGATGTCAGAATCGAGGATGTTTCGAAAAGCGATATTGTGGTGACACTTGGAAGAACAGACAATATGAAAGAGCAGAGGTACTCGGCGGCTTTCATCAGGGTGTTTGATGGAGAGAGATGGTACTTCAGCGCGACGACAGATCTTGATTCAGTTCAGGACGAACTTGACAGGCTGGCTTCTCTTGCAAAGAAGAATCGCTCCATTGAAGAGCATGGAGTGGTACGGAAACTCCAGGCAAACAAAGGGTCGTACTTGAGATTCGATGGAGACTTAAACGTTTTTAAAGCCTCTCTCAATGAGAAATACGATATTCTTTCAAGTTACTTTCCCCATGTCGAAAAGAGCGAGCTCGTGAAGTTCTGGAGAGGTCAGTATATAGATCAGAGAGTTGGCAAGAGGTTCTTTTCGAGCAAGGGGGCGAATCTGGAATTCGATTACCAACGAGTAGGTTTCAGACTGCTCTTCCAGATGGCCAAAGATGAAGAGCAGTTCATGGAAAGATATGATCTTGCCGGTAACGAGCTTGATTCTATAAAGGGACTTCATGAAGAAGTGAGAAAGACTGTTGAGACCTCTGAAGATTTCATAAGAAATGCAAGACCGGTTGTTTCGGGCAGTTATCCGGTTATTCTCTCTCCGGAAGCTGCCGGCGTCTTTGCGCATGAGAGTTTTGGACACAAGAGCGAGGCGGATTTCATGATCGGAGACAGGACAATGATGGAAGAATGGAAAATGGGCAGAAGAGTGGGAAGCGAAATTCTGTCTATTGTCGACGATGGGAATAAGCCAGGTGTCGGGAATGTCATTTTTGATGACGAGGGAACAAAGGCAGAAGAAACCTATTTGGTGAGAGAGGGCCTTCTATCTGGACGGTTGCACAGTGCAGAAACTGCGGCAGCTTTAGGCGAAGAACTGACGGGAAATGCCAGGGCTGTGAATTTCGAGTATGAACCGATTGTGAGAATGACCACCACTTTTATTTCACCTGGTGAATTATCCTTTGATGAGCTTCTTTCCGGTATAAAAGAAGGCGTCTACGTTGATTCTCTAAACCACGGCTCCGGCATGTCGACCTTCACGCTCGCTCCATGTAGAGCATACATGGTCAGAAACGGAAAGATTGCAGAACCGGTAAAGATCTCTGTGGTGACGGGAAGTGTTTTCCAAACCCTTAACGAGATCGAGGGACTGACCGAGGAGTTCAAGCTTCTATCGTTTGCGCTTGGAGGGTGTGGGAAAATGGAGCAATATCCCCTTCCCGTTGGATTCGGGGGACCATATGTCCGAGTCCGCTCGCTGAGTGTTCACTAG
- a CDS encoding IS110 family RNA-guided transposase → MLYVGVDISSESFDACFYLPEKKKMKSMKYKQDKEGFREFLKKLNTYKDEKQVGMEATGSYHSNLYGFLRSKGIDVQLLDPYTLSKFMKAMSRSKTDKKDAKSIAVAMYRIFDLLSVSQVPEEEMSAFRDLVRVRSTVVANCSDLQRKLKSKLKIHMPELLKTFRSVSSPVLLHLLSVYPSREEILDNEEDAVKLLSSHRNWSEKKAREVIDSLKDSIGKPDTFGTYSTITSTFIAEIKLLKDHVEALNEEIKKFLEKFPDNPLRTIPGIAEVTEAEIVSEVGDIDRFSSGKAFVSYIGLDPVIKQSGNMTRGLSISKKGNKHLRRTFYQLAKSLIKNTEKYRNKYEKMKKRGVKNKVALIATARAAAEMVYQLLKNNVPFDLSLS, encoded by the coding sequence ATGTTGTATGTAGGAGTGGACATATCCAGTGAAAGTTTTGACGCTTGTTTCTATTTACCAGAGAAGAAGAAAATGAAAAGCATGAAGTACAAACAAGACAAGGAAGGTTTTAGGGAATTTCTAAAGAAGCTAAATACTTACAAGGACGAGAAACAAGTCGGAATGGAAGCGACGGGTTCGTATCACAGCAACTTGTACGGATTTCTTAGGAGCAAAGGGATAGACGTACAGCTTCTCGATCCGTATACCCTTAGCAAATTCATGAAGGCTATGAGCAGGTCAAAGACAGACAAGAAAGATGCAAAAAGCATAGCGGTTGCAATGTACAGGATATTCGATCTGCTGAGCGTTTCTCAAGTACCAGAGGAAGAGATGTCAGCATTCAGGGACTTGGTTAGGGTGAGAAGCACTGTAGTAGCAAACTGTTCTGATCTTCAAAGGAAACTGAAGAGCAAATTGAAGATTCATATGCCTGAGCTTCTTAAGACCTTCAGATCCGTTAGTTCACCTGTGCTGTTGCATCTGTTGAGTGTATATCCATCCAGAGAAGAGATACTTGACAACGAGGAAGATGCAGTCAAATTGCTCAGCTCTCACAGAAACTGGAGTGAAAAGAAAGCGAGAGAGGTTATCGATTCACTCAAAGACTCAATAGGCAAGCCAGATACCTTTGGAACCTACTCAACGATTACCAGCACATTCATAGCTGAAATTAAGCTTCTCAAAGACCACGTGGAAGCCCTGAATGAGGAAATAAAGAAGTTTCTTGAGAAGTTCCCTGACAATCCCCTAAGAACCATACCAGGTATTGCTGAAGTCACGGAAGCCGAAATCGTATCTGAAGTAGGCGACATAGACAGATTCTCTTCTGGGAAAGCCTTTGTATCGTACATAGGCCTTGATCCTGTTATTAAGCAGAGTGGTAACATGACTCGCGGCCTCTCAATTTCTAAGAAGGGTAACAAACATCTACGAAGAACCTTCTACCAGTTAGCTAAAAGCTTGATCAAAAACACTGAAAAGTACAGGAACAAATACGAGAAGATGAAAAAGAGGGGGGTGAAAAATAAGGTGGCCCTAATAGCAACTGCAAGAGCTGCAGCTGAAATGGTCTACCAACTTTTGAAAAATAACGTTCCATTTGACCTTTCACTCTCATAA
- a CDS encoding FmdB family zinc ribbon protein: MILLPLYRFVCEKCGHEESLLLGMSATVPPCEKCGGILSKQITNISSFGSSSSSDSCGSCSGGSCSTCGH; the protein is encoded by the coding sequence GTGATTCTTTTGCCCTTATACAGGTTTGTCTGCGAAAAATGTGGTCACGAAGAGAGTCTTCTTTTGGGAATGAGCGCTACGGTGCCTCCCTGTGAAAAATGCGGGGGGATTCTCTCAAAGCAGATAACTAATATTTCGAGCTTCGGATCATCCTCGAGTTCCGATAGCTGCGGCTCATGCTCCGGCGGAAGCTGTTCAACCTGCGGACACTGA
- a CDS encoding Gfo/Idh/MocA family protein, producing the protein MKELAAAGDVGEIVMARLYRGGSFPSHGIDNWFADIAKSGGVFVDLSIHDFDFLRKRPSVM; encoded by the coding sequence GTGAAGGAACTAGCTGCCGCCGGAGACGTGGGTGAAATTGTAATGGCAAGGCTTTACAGGGGAGGTTCCTTTCCCTCTCACGGTATAGACAACTGGTTCGCCGATATTGCAAAGAGCGGAGGCGTCTTCGTAGATCTCTCCATACACGATTTCGACTTTCTCAGAAAACGCCCGTCCGTGATGTAA
- a CDS encoding DMT family transporter, translating into MNRSKEKSSGTKSVILLILTGLLWSTGGLLIKNVDSNPLAISGIRSMIASLVILVALGRPKFTWSLPQIASALSYSATVILFVSANKMTTAANAILLQSTAPIYVALLSVWILKERAKLLDWITIIAVFGGMALFFFESLDSRGMAGNILAVASGVTFALFNIFMRLQKDGSPLESVLLGNILTAAIGVPFIVGSLPSPSGWISLFILGVAQLGLSYVFYSEAIKHSTALEAILILMIEPILSPVWVFLFMGEIPGRLPMIGGAVVIGAIAIRFVLRNLAGRPIFGVPRRSRRRNST; encoded by the coding sequence ATGAACCGGAGTAAAGAGAAGTCTTCTGGAACAAAGTCTGTGATCTTATTGATTCTTACCGGTCTTCTTTGGAGCACCGGAGGTCTCTTGATCAAGAACGTCGACTCAAATCCTCTTGCGATATCGGGGATCAGGAGCATGATTGCATCCCTGGTAATACTCGTTGCCCTTGGAAGACCGAAATTCACATGGTCCCTGCCACAGATAGCCTCTGCTCTCTCTTACTCGGCCACGGTGATTCTCTTTGTTTCGGCAAACAAGATGACAACGGCTGCAAATGCTATTCTGCTTCAATCGACTGCGCCTATATATGTTGCTCTGTTGAGTGTATGGATATTGAAGGAGAGGGCGAAGCTTCTCGACTGGATCACCATTATTGCGGTATTTGGCGGTATGGCCCTCTTCTTCTTTGAAAGCCTGGACAGCAGGGGAATGGCGGGAAATATTCTGGCGGTTGCAAGTGGAGTTACCTTCGCTCTTTTCAACATCTTCATGAGACTTCAGAAGGATGGTTCGCCTTTGGAGTCAGTGCTTCTGGGGAACATACTGACGGCTGCGATCGGAGTGCCTTTCATTGTGGGATCTCTACCGAGTCCTTCCGGATGGATCAGCCTCTTTATTTTGGGCGTGGCACAACTGGGATTATCGTATGTTTTCTACTCTGAGGCAATCAAACATTCCACAGCCCTCGAGGCCATTTTGATTCTCATGATTGAGCCCATTCTCAGTCCCGTTTGGGTCTTTTTGTTCATGGGAGAGATTCCCGGTAGGCTTCCCATGATTGGAGGAGCCGTAGTCATAGGTGCCATTGCGATTAGGTTTGTTCTTAGAAATCTCGCCGGCAGACCGATTTTTGGAGTTCCCAGGAGATCCAGAAGGAGAAATTCCACCTAA
- a CDS encoding Gfo/Idh/MocA family protein, which produces MLENSSVDIVDICTPTFTHRELDVRALRAGKHVFCEKPMALTLEDARAIDRAAENSWWATSYASFRSI; this is translated from the coding sequence ATTCTGGAAAACAGCAGTGTAGACATTGTAGATATCTGCACGCCGACATTCACGCACAGGGAACTTGACGTCAGGGCGCTCAGGGCCGGCAAGCACGTCTTCTGCGAAAAGCCCATGGCGCTAACTCTTGAAGACGCAAGGGCAATAGACAGGGCGGCAGAAAATTCATGGTGGGCCACGTCGTACGCTTCTTTCCGCAGTATATAA
- a CDS encoding TldD/PmbA family protein, translating to MHSDEAYSAVINKILSGGADFAEIFLEERYTGSINMVQGEVEGSVSGKLFGAGLRAFKGTRSIYAYTNELSLDGLTKVAERLRAVISQDRVADSVIDFRNEEFVDVCPVLFSPNNVPKKEKVRVMQLAHEGASTFASTISQVVVNFVEYDQNVWIYNSEGVKAHDRRVRTRLAISAVATKDGQMESGFYGPGAAMGFEFFNMVDPRAAGERAARIADRMVRAEFVPAGRMPVIISNEFGGVIFHEACGHALEATGVAKGASVFAGKLGQKIANECVSAVDDPTIPNAWGSANVDDEGTPTRRNLLIDKGVLKSYMIDRLGGIKMKMKPTGSARRQDYTFAPTSRMSNTFLLPGEYYPEEIIAATDYGLYAKSLGGGSVMPSTGEFNFAVKEGYMIEKGRITRAVRGATLIGKGNEVLTKIDMVGNDLERGQGMCGSISGSIPADVGQPTVRVSELIVGGRN from the coding sequence ATGCATTCAGATGAAGCATACTCCGCAGTTATCAACAAGATACTGTCTGGCGGAGCGGATTTTGCAGAGATCTTTTTGGAAGAGAGATATACGGGAAGTATAAACATGGTTCAAGGTGAAGTAGAAGGTAGCGTGTCGGGGAAATTATTCGGAGCGGGGTTACGTGCCTTTAAAGGTACTAGAAGCATCTATGCTTACACAAATGAACTTTCGCTCGATGGTCTCACGAAAGTTGCAGAAAGGCTGAGGGCCGTTATAAGTCAGGATAGGGTCGCGGATTCAGTTATTGATTTTAGAAATGAAGAGTTTGTTGACGTCTGTCCAGTTCTCTTTTCACCGAATAATGTACCGAAAAAAGAGAAGGTAAGAGTTATGCAACTTGCCCATGAAGGAGCATCGACCTTCGCTTCGACAATATCTCAGGTTGTCGTGAATTTCGTTGAATACGATCAGAACGTCTGGATCTACAATTCCGAAGGCGTGAAGGCGCATGATCGCCGTGTAAGGACGAGACTAGCGATATCGGCTGTCGCCACAAAAGACGGACAAATGGAAAGTGGTTTCTACGGACCGGGAGCAGCAATGGGCTTTGAGTTCTTTAATATGGTCGATCCCAGGGCCGCCGGAGAAAGGGCCGCAAGAATCGCAGACAGAATGGTAAGGGCGGAGTTTGTTCCTGCTGGACGAATGCCCGTGATAATCTCCAACGAGTTTGGAGGAGTAATATTCCACGAGGCCTGCGGCCATGCGCTCGAAGCTACGGGAGTAGCCAAAGGCGCATCTGTATTTGCCGGTAAGCTCGGTCAGAAGATAGCAAATGAATGTGTGTCTGCTGTAGACGATCCAACAATTCCCAATGCCTGGGGATCGGCAAATGTTGACGATGAAGGTACTCCGACAAGGAGAAACTTACTGATCGATAAAGGAGTTCTAAAAAGCTACATGATCGATCGCCTTGGTGGAATAAAGATGAAAATGAAACCTACTGGAAGCGCAAGAAGACAGGATTACACGTTTGCGCCGACATCGAGAATGAGCAATACGTTCCTTCTTCCCGGAGAGTACTATCCCGAGGAGATAATAGCTGCCACAGACTACGGTCTCTACGCGAAGTCTCTCGGCGGGGGATCGGTTATGCCTTCCACGGGTGAATTCAACTTTGCGGTAAAGGAAGGATACATGATAGAGAAGGGAAGGATAACCAGAGCGGTAAGGGGTGCGACACTTATCGGAAAGGGCAATGAGGTCCTTACGAAGATTGATATGGTTGGCAACGATCTCGAACGGGGGCAGGGTATGTGCGGGTCGATCTCGGGTTCGATCCCGGCCGATGTGGGCCAGCCAACCGTAAGAGTGTCTGAACTGATTGTTGGGGGGCGAAATTGA
- a CDS encoding metallopeptidase TldD-related protein, producing the protein MTKERYVVHYTENAVKIVQTQVSSVRKKDILRTSIRLYDGKSMGVAGALGECNEEELVAKAKESLKLAIPYPYEASRELVREERHRSDLQGEEELLEATEEILQKLRRDQPHFSFSHLFKSARVESSMQNDLGLDLKSSREFISLELVIKDKKSSNIIDAMTGYEGRKFHKDSFIGLTNMICDAYMNQLPDIEEGVYPVVFRSDDMTYYKKLYESLNGMLFGSGGSLLSGKIGKKVFSDKVTLFQTRNVEDGFFEPFFDKEGTVNDSDRFALIEDGVVISPYTDKKTAATFNLTHTGSAGGEYDGLPELGMPMLKFAESHKTAKQLLDGQKAIFILIASGGDFTQDGRFATPAQLAFLFDGDRFIGRLPELSLSSHIFDMLGKDFRGVSSEDFLGIENAKLTIMDMNVKKL; encoded by the coding sequence ATGACGAAGGAAAGATATGTTGTTCATTATACAGAAAATGCAGTAAAGATAGTTCAAACACAGGTCAGTTCTGTAAGGAAGAAAGACATTCTTCGCACGTCGATTCGACTATACGATGGCAAGTCAATGGGGGTTGCCGGTGCGCTTGGAGAGTGTAATGAAGAAGAACTCGTGGCAAAGGCAAAAGAATCGTTGAAGCTTGCGATTCCTTATCCCTACGAGGCTTCAAGAGAGCTCGTGAGAGAAGAACGCCACCGGTCAGATCTCCAGGGCGAAGAAGAATTGCTTGAAGCTACAGAAGAAATTCTCCAGAAACTGAGAAGAGACCAACCTCATTTTAGTTTTAGCCACTTGTTCAAATCTGCGAGAGTCGAGTCTTCCATGCAGAACGATCTCGGTCTTGACTTGAAATCATCTCGCGAATTCATAAGTCTCGAACTAGTAATAAAGGACAAGAAATCATCGAACATCATCGATGCGATGACGGGATACGAAGGAAGGAAGTTCCATAAAGACTCCTTTATCGGGCTGACTAATATGATTTGTGATGCATACATGAACCAATTGCCTGACATAGAAGAAGGAGTTTATCCGGTAGTCTTCAGGTCAGATGATATGACGTACTACAAGAAACTCTACGAGTCTCTAAACGGTATGCTTTTCGGCTCGGGCGGATCACTTCTTTCGGGGAAGATCGGCAAAAAAGTCTTCTCCGACAAAGTCACTCTTTTCCAGACGCGCAATGTGGAAGATGGTTTCTTTGAACCCTTTTTTGACAAGGAAGGAACCGTAAACGACTCCGATAGATTTGCGTTGATAGAGGACGGAGTAGTAATCTCTCCATATACGGACAAAAAGACTGCTGCCACCTTCAATCTTACCCATACCGGTTCTGCAGGAGGGGAGTACGATGGTCTGCCTGAGTTAGGGATGCCGATGCTCAAATTCGCAGAATCACACAAAACCGCAAAGCAACTTCTTGACGGTCAGAAGGCCATATTCATTTTAATCGCGAGCGGAGGTGACTTCACTCAGGACGGTCGATTCGCGACCCCAGCACAATTGGCCTTTCTCTTTGATGGAGACAGATTCATTGGAAGGCTTCCGGAACTGAGCTTAAGTTCACACATCTTCGACATGCTGGGCAAGGACTTCCGTGGCGTTTCAAGTGAAGACTTTCTTGGAATTGAGAACGCGAAGCTTACGATCATGGACATGAATGTGAAGAAGCTCTAG